The following proteins are co-located in the Paenibacillus sp. JNUCC32 genome:
- a CDS encoding glycosyl hydrolase family 8: MTNRISTRKKAILAIIVVLALAGIVLIACWINKNKENPDVTAAFIEEHMTNDNGTIATYLKPAASVNPDIVAGREALSESLGLWMRTAVIFGNRARFDDSVQLLTTYFLNQEQEPYIQWKLRPDGQSEVTTNALGDDLRILDALLKAFNRWGEEEYLQLAKRIGSALLAIQTEGYLVDYHDFARNESAAALSLVYVDLSALREMHNNGILPSQDYERYQNLLAHMPSDGVFYPKTYHIGSGQYEYDASVNLIDQLIVGVHLAEMNHPPTDLIAFLKGEFRQHQRLAGRYTRESRKPDADYESPAVYGLAIILALQTNDLPWAQQLHERMLQFRDQDPAYPGGYVFDGNTHAFDNLFPLLAETLFEQSK, encoded by the coding sequence ATGACAAACCGGATTTCAACGCGCAAGAAAGCCATTCTTGCGATCATCGTCGTTCTTGCCCTTGCCGGCATCGTCCTCATAGCCTGCTGGATCAACAAGAACAAGGAGAATCCTGACGTGACCGCAGCGTTCATTGAAGAGCATATGACAAACGATAACGGTACCATTGCCACCTATCTTAAACCCGCTGCTTCCGTGAATCCGGACATCGTTGCCGGCCGGGAAGCGTTATCCGAGTCGCTCGGGCTTTGGATGCGGACTGCCGTGATATTCGGCAATCGAGCCCGGTTCGACGACAGCGTCCAGCTTCTTACCACCTATTTTCTTAATCAGGAGCAAGAGCCCTATATCCAATGGAAGCTCAGGCCGGACGGTCAATCCGAGGTCACAACCAATGCGCTGGGCGATGATCTGCGAATCCTCGATGCCCTGCTGAAGGCGTTCAATCGCTGGGGCGAGGAAGAATACCTTCAATTGGCAAAAAGGATCGGGTCTGCACTCCTTGCGATTCAAACCGAAGGTTACCTCGTCGATTATCATGATTTTGCACGGAATGAATCCGCCGCCGCGTTAAGCCTGGTCTACGTTGACTTATCGGCACTGCGCGAAATGCATAATAACGGAATCCTACCCTCCCAGGATTATGAACGATATCAAAACCTGCTCGCTCATATGCCTTCGGACGGCGTTTTCTATCCCAAAACCTATCACATCGGCTCCGGCCAATATGAGTACGACGCATCGGTCAATCTGATCGACCAATTGATCGTTGGCGTCCATCTCGCCGAGATGAATCATCCGCCGACAGATCTTATAGCGTTCCTGAAGGGAGAATTCCGCCAGCATCAGCGGCTGGCAGGCCGCTACACCCGTGAAAGCCGCAAACCGGACGCGGATTACGAGTCGCCTGCCGTTTACGGTCTGGCCATCATTCTGGCGCTGCAAACCAATGACCTCCCATGGGCGCAGCAGCTGCATGAACGCATGCTCCAATTCCGGGATCAGGATCCCGCTTATCCGGGAGGATACGTGTTTGACGGGAATACGCATGCTTTTGATAACCTGTTTCCCTTGCTGGCCGAGACGCTGTTCGAGCAGTCCAAATGA
- a CDS encoding zinc ribbon domain-containing protein YjdM encodes MSTLPNCPKCNSEYTYEDGNLLICPECAHEWTPGSQAEHEEDARVIKDANGNVLADGDSVTVIKDLKVKGSSSVLKIGTKVKNIRLVDGDHDIDCKIEGFGAMKLKSEFVKKS; translated from the coding sequence ATGTCTACTTTGCCGAATTGCCCGAAATGTAATTCAGAATATACGTATGAGGATGGGAACCTCCTGATTTGCCCCGAATGCGCTCATGAATGGACCCCGGGGTCCCAAGCAGAGCATGAGGAAGATGCGAGGGTCATTAAAGACGCGAACGGAAATGTATTGGCCGACGGCGATTCCGTAACGGTAATCAAAGATCTTAAAGTAAAAGGCAGCTCATCCGTATTAAAAATAGGCACGAAAGTGAAAAATATACGTTTGGTCGACGGCGACCACGATATCGATTGCAAGATCGAAGGATTCGGGGCCATGAAATTGAAATCGGAATTCGTTAAAAAGAGTTAA
- a CDS encoding class I SAM-dependent methyltransferase codes for MNSKERFSNRVDSYTKYRPSYPQEVMDYLYDTVGLHGDIADIGAGTGIFTKLLLKRGSHVTAVEPNQAMREAAESDLGGEPGFRMVSGSAEMTGLPDQSVDHIVSAQAFHWFDRHAAQSEFRRILRPGGKVALIWNSRLTEGTPFLGAYEQLLLTYGTDYKEVDQKNIGHETLAAFFCSGDMKEAKFFNRQTFDYEGLCGRLHSSSYAPLPGHPNYEPMMKELQTIYERNEQDGCVFFDYETKVYWGEV; via the coding sequence ATGAACAGCAAGGAACGGTTTTCGAATCGCGTGGATTCGTACACGAAGTATCGCCCGAGTTATCCGCAGGAGGTCATGGATTATCTGTATGACACGGTGGGACTGCATGGCGATATCGCCGATATTGGCGCAGGGACGGGGATATTCACGAAGCTGCTGCTGAAACGGGGGAGCCATGTGACCGCCGTGGAGCCCAATCAGGCGATGCGGGAAGCTGCCGAGTCGGACCTTGGCGGCGAGCCCGGCTTCCGCATGGTTTCCGGTTCGGCCGAAATGACGGGGCTGCCCGATCAATCGGTGGATCATATCGTGAGCGCCCAGGCTTTTCACTGGTTTGACCGTCATGCGGCCCAGTCGGAGTTTCGGCGGATTCTGAGGCCGGGCGGGAAGGTTGCCCTGATATGGAATTCCAGGCTCACGGAGGGAACGCCGTTCCTGGGGGCATATGAGCAGTTGCTCCTTACCTATGGCACCGACTATAAAGAAGTGGACCAGAAGAATATTGGGCATGAAACGCTGGCGGCCTTTTTCTGTTCAGGAGATATGAAGGAGGCGAAATTCTTCAATCGGCAGACATTCGATTATGAAGGCTTATGCGGTCGCCTTCACTCGTCATCTTATGCTCCCCTGCCCGGGCATCCGAACTACGAGCCGATGATGAAGGAGCTCCAAACCATCTATGAGCGGAATGAGCAGGATGGCTGCGTGTTTTTTGACTACGAGACGAAGGTGTACTGGGGAGAGGTTTAA
- a CDS encoding DinB family protein: MNTKEALQRLEETVKVYVQELDGFSEEQLRYRPAEDEWSIGQMYQHLIQSALYMHLRNIDQCLNMNGDAAASPAGKTEVGAAIFEQGSFPPIRIQVPPSPQYTPEQPADKEQLIQGLNAVLHRVKETEPKLGEASLQHTVPHPRFGGLHAKEWFLLIEMHYRHHVRQLNRLKQALEQRV, translated from the coding sequence ATGAATACAAAGGAAGCATTGCAGCGCTTGGAAGAGACAGTAAAGGTATATGTGCAGGAGCTGGATGGATTCAGCGAGGAGCAATTAAGATATAGGCCAGCGGAGGACGAGTGGTCGATCGGGCAAATGTACCAGCACTTGATTCAATCCGCACTGTACATGCATCTGCGGAACATCGACCAGTGCTTGAACATGAATGGAGATGCGGCAGCTTCCCCGGCCGGAAAAACGGAAGTGGGAGCGGCGATATTCGAACAGGGCAGTTTCCCGCCCATCCGCATTCAGGTTCCGCCGTCTCCGCAGTATACCCCGGAACAGCCCGCAGACAAGGAGCAGCTGATTCAAGGCTTGAATGCCGTCCTCCATCGGGTGAAAGAAACCGAACCGAAGCTTGGTGAGGCATCCTTGCAGCATACCGTCCCCCATCCGAGGTTCGGAGGATTGCATGCCAAAGAGTGGTTTTTGCTCATTGAGATGCATTATCGTCATCATGTTCGACAGCTGAATCGGTTGAAACAGGCGTTAGAGCAGCGGGTATGA
- a CDS encoding helix-turn-helix transcriptional regulator, giving the protein MNKTDRLLAILLELQQRKVMRAEDLASLFETSVRTIYRDIQALSEAGVPVIGAPGQGYSLMEGYFLPPIMFTAEEAVALLIGTDFVEQRFDADYGEKARASRKKIESILPDRVRADAARVRKTMRLLAPGSKAALGEERDYLELVRRAILEERKIEFHYVKNMPDSKGNRKSFRSAAPYGLAFLQGSWTLIAWCDLRQGIRHFRLSRMKDLTILEERFEMPPDFHLENYRPRDDRNLLVRVLASHGIADRVKEAGNYYIETLEECEEGLLVSFRVRRPEEILHWVLGWGSDVVVLEPQSFRDRIRDEAEKMFKRY; this is encoded by the coding sequence ATGAACAAGACCGATCGATTACTGGCCATCCTGCTTGAGCTGCAGCAGCGCAAGGTTATGCGGGCCGAAGATTTGGCATCCCTATTCGAAACGAGCGTCCGGACCATCTACCGGGATATTCAGGCTCTTAGTGAAGCAGGCGTACCCGTGATCGGAGCCCCCGGGCAAGGATACTCGTTAATGGAGGGGTACTTTCTGCCGCCCATCATGTTCACGGCAGAGGAAGCCGTGGCGCTGCTCATAGGAACGGATTTCGTCGAGCAGCGCTTTGACGCAGACTATGGCGAGAAGGCTAGGGCTTCCCGCAAGAAGATAGAGTCCATTCTGCCGGACCGTGTCCGCGCAGACGCTGCCCGGGTTCGAAAGACCATGCGGCTCCTTGCTCCCGGCAGCAAGGCAGCTTTAGGAGAAGAGAGGGATTATCTGGAATTGGTTCGTAGGGCCATACTTGAGGAACGGAAGATAGAATTCCATTACGTGAAGAACATGCCGGATTCCAAAGGCAACCGAAAGAGCTTTCGCTCGGCGGCCCCTTATGGCCTGGCCTTTCTTCAAGGCTCATGGACATTGATTGCCTGGTGCGACCTCCGGCAAGGCATTCGTCATTTTCGGTTGTCCCGCATGAAGGACCTGACGATCCTTGAGGAGCGCTTTGAGATGCCGCCGGATTTTCATCTGGAGAATTATCGGCCACGGGATGACCGCAATTTGCTGGTACGGGTTCTGGCAAGTCATGGCATCGCGGATCGAGTGAAGGAAGCCGGCAACTATTATATAGAGACTTTAGAGGAGTGCGAGGAAGGACTGCTTGTGAGCTTTCGCGTCCGCCGTCCTGAGGAGATCCTGCATTGGGTGCTCGGCTGGGGATCGGATGTCGTTGTGCTTGAACCGCAATCCTTCCGAGACCGAATCCGTGACGAAGCGGAGAAGATGTTTAAACGCTACTGA
- a CDS encoding S-layer homology domain-containing protein, whose protein sequence is MKHKLIVKVMTTAALLSACAFPAHAAPTSLTDISNSYAKDAILELVDKGIINGKGNGTFDPTGKIYRQDFAIILAKALSLDVTSAPPSPTFSDIPATHYSYKFVEAAVKAGLIKGQGNGEFGLGENLSRQDMAVLFIRALGVDASGKAAEQGKLNFSDAASISNYAKDAVAAAVELKLLNGLTDGSFNPAGSADRQSVALVASRFLKAKDELPQIPDTTPEPGNPTLPPATEKPVAPPTTNNNSSGGGSTAPSNPGTPSQADTTPPTVTMVSTSPVMADLHVIVKSTESGIVYLVPASKTATTKAQLESLVAEKLANKAIVASANAETAITTTHLALGNYKVYAVDSAGNVSAATSTIVLQARVMEQPTLYFSDQRTLVFAYNENLNPQFVPKVEDFSVYTEDGTLKFPKAIEHVRIIENKVEIVLAETLPLGRSVKAAFNPLDSGASVRSLTGKISPVVGPASVTYLPDNVKEMLDDLIAEANALMESAEIGNTLGKYPQEAVESLNGVIQLASSAAENPDATPQTLAEGYNSLSSFMGVFRNLQVKPLTISLAQQDDVFILNSPIHSVNSLVTITDDDFFHTPGDTYTKRNIKNLVQVQRNGNQAPIQYQYNDAQLAFDIYQSSEVIGHIEIESTDPTIVQLTNESHYGISVKPTAKADESVQTSLIFKVIENDNETGRVELPVKFDLTAPTVTQATYDPYNGLFTLRIDEAINNDIYNLQTPLSMNIAHSPSGDFTDLIQLSQQDFFISAITGQKLIHITLQPSGIAKISTNPPGGKFKINVNGLSDFARNHKPQVIEIDAF, encoded by the coding sequence TTGAAACACAAATTAATCGTAAAAGTGATGACCACAGCAGCATTGCTGAGTGCTTGCGCCTTCCCTGCGCACGCAGCTCCGACATCGCTTACGGACATCTCCAATTCTTATGCAAAGGATGCCATCCTGGAGCTTGTCGACAAAGGAATCATCAATGGGAAAGGCAATGGCACGTTTGATCCTACCGGTAAGATTTACAGGCAGGACTTCGCCATTATCTTGGCCAAGGCTTTGTCTCTGGACGTAACATCAGCGCCTCCGTCACCAACATTCAGCGACATACCGGCCACTCATTATTCTTACAAATTCGTGGAGGCTGCAGTCAAAGCCGGCCTAATCAAAGGCCAGGGCAATGGGGAATTTGGCTTAGGAGAGAACCTATCACGACAGGATATGGCCGTCCTATTCATCCGGGCTCTCGGCGTAGATGCAAGCGGAAAGGCTGCCGAACAGGGTAAATTGAATTTCAGCGATGCAGCCTCAATCTCAAACTACGCGAAGGATGCCGTTGCTGCAGCCGTTGAACTAAAGCTGCTCAATGGCCTAACGGACGGCTCGTTTAATCCTGCCGGCAGTGCGGACAGGCAATCGGTAGCCTTAGTAGCAAGCCGCTTCCTAAAAGCCAAGGACGAGCTCCCTCAAATTCCCGATACGACACCGGAACCAGGCAATCCAACACTTCCTCCAGCCACTGAAAAGCCTGTGGCACCACCTACTACCAATAACAATTCTAGCGGCGGCGGTTCTACCGCTCCAAGCAATCCCGGCACGCCCAGCCAAGCCGATACGACACCACCTACGGTGACCATGGTTTCAACCTCTCCGGTCATGGCTGATCTGCACGTTATCGTTAAAAGCACAGAATCAGGCATCGTGTATCTTGTTCCCGCTTCAAAGACAGCCACTACCAAAGCCCAACTAGAATCGTTGGTGGCCGAGAAGCTCGCTAACAAGGCAATCGTAGCCTCCGCCAATGCGGAAACCGCCATCACAACAACCCATTTGGCCTTGGGCAACTATAAAGTCTATGCAGTGGATTCTGCAGGCAACGTATCTGCGGCTACCTCCACGATCGTGCTGCAGGCACGGGTGATGGAACAGCCTACCCTTTATTTTTCCGATCAGCGCACCCTTGTATTCGCCTATAACGAGAACCTGAATCCTCAGTTTGTTCCTAAGGTTGAGGACTTTTCCGTTTATACCGAGGATGGAACTCTAAAATTCCCGAAGGCCATAGAACATGTACGCATCATAGAGAATAAAGTGGAGATCGTGCTTGCGGAGACGTTACCGCTCGGGAGATCCGTAAAAGCAGCTTTTAACCCTCTTGATTCCGGTGCTTCAGTCCGCAGCCTCACGGGAAAAATCTCTCCTGTTGTAGGTCCCGCATCCGTTACCTATTTGCCGGACAACGTAAAGGAAATGCTGGACGATCTGATTGCGGAAGCCAATGCATTGATGGAGAGCGCCGAGATCGGAAACACGTTGGGCAAATATCCGCAAGAGGCGGTCGAAAGCCTTAACGGGGTGATTCAACTCGCATCATCCGCAGCTGAGAATCCGGATGCAACACCCCAGACTCTCGCAGAAGGTTATAACAGTCTGTCTTCCTTTATGGGAGTTTTCCGGAACCTTCAGGTTAAGCCGTTAACGATATCGCTTGCCCAACAGGATGATGTGTTCATTCTGAACAGCCCTATCCATTCTGTAAACAGCTTGGTTACAATAACAGACGATGATTTTTTTCATACTCCGGGTGACACATACACCAAGCGGAACATTAAGAATTTGGTTCAGGTGCAGCGCAATGGAAATCAAGCACCTATTCAATATCAATACAATGACGCCCAGCTAGCATTCGACATTTATCAGAGTAGTGAAGTGATTGGTCATATTGAGATCGAGTCTACCGATCCAACCATTGTGCAATTGACCAACGAATCCCATTATGGAATTTCGGTGAAGCCTACTGCAAAAGCTGATGAATCAGTACAAACTTCACTCATTTTCAAAGTGATTGAGAACGACAATGAGACGGGTCGGGTGGAGTTGCCCGTAAAGTTCGATCTAACGGCTCCTACGGTAACCCAAGCCACCTATGATCCCTATAATGGGCTCTTCACTTTAAGAATAGACGAAGCTATTAATAATGACATATATAATTTACAAACGCCATTATCAATGAATATCGCGCATTCACCAAGTGGAGATTTCACCGATCTAATTCAGCTATCTCAACAAGATTTCTTTATCTCGGCAATTACCGGCCAAAAGCTCATTCACATCACTCTTCAGCCTTCAGGTATTGCCAAAATATCGACCAACCCGCCTGGTGGTAAATTCAAAATCAACGTCAACGGTCTGAGCGATTTTGCTCGAAATCACAAGCCACAAGTTATTGAAATTGATGCATTCTAA
- a CDS encoding cupin domain-containing protein, whose protein sequence is MEVHVRSFFVNDDGEVPNNPDLPVIVYNGVFADDPSGLEAAFNRHRWSGSWSGGVYDYHHYHSNTHEVLGVRSGSATVLVGGDAGERLELATGDVIVLPAGTAHMKLTSTPDFEVIGAYPEGNTPNMRERNPTDRAQAINEIQSVPVPETDPVFGEEGPLLHKWVK, encoded by the coding sequence GTGGAAGTACATGTCAGATCATTTTTCGTGAATGACGATGGAGAGGTTCCCAACAATCCCGACCTGCCTGTCATTGTGTACAATGGGGTATTCGCGGATGACCCGAGCGGGTTGGAGGCAGCCTTTAACCGGCATCGCTGGAGCGGCAGCTGGTCAGGCGGCGTATACGATTACCATCATTATCACAGCAATACGCACGAAGTCCTTGGCGTGCGGTCCGGAAGCGCGACCGTCCTTGTGGGCGGGGATGCAGGGGAGCGGCTGGAGCTTGCTACAGGTGACGTGATCGTCCTGCCGGCGGGTACTGCACATATGAAGCTTACCAGTACGCCCGACTTCGAAGTGATTGGTGCCTATCCCGAAGGGAATACGCCGAACATGAGGGAGCGTAATCCGACGGATCGGGCCCAGGCGATCAACGAAATCCAAAGCGTGCCTGTACCGGAAACGGATCCTGTCTTTGGAGAGGAAGGGCCTCTGCTGCATAAGTGGGTGAAATAA
- a CDS encoding GNAT family N-acetyltransferase, with translation MKTSIEVRAFQGALPSEFSSLVPPELRDYLRVLPPNCIALGAIGGGMPLGIAIAKRNGAELSANLQALVITEPCRRQGIGLQLYGMLESLLRQQGICWIRTEYLGASHVASLEASFLQSCGFPEPAPGIHVWNGSFDILKELPRIQSLKLPGDYLAIPFHELTGKERVEMAKGNGDWYPPILDPFAEEDLIDRQRSLALRYRDAIIGWMILEPFHAQTLLFKTMFVRQSHQRTGRGITLLAEASRRIVREGQYKDWIFFVEADNADMVRFMQRRIHHPNVQKEILWRTVKAL, from the coding sequence ATGAAAACATCCATTGAGGTTCGCGCTTTCCAAGGCGCACTGCCTTCAGAGTTCAGCTCGTTGGTCCCCCCTGAGCTGCGGGACTATCTGCGCGTACTGCCGCCGAACTGCATCGCATTGGGAGCGATCGGCGGAGGCATGCCGCTTGGAATTGCGATTGCGAAGCGGAACGGTGCGGAATTGTCAGCCAACCTGCAAGCACTAGTCATAACCGAACCCTGCCGACGGCAGGGGATCGGGCTCCAGCTGTACGGCATGCTCGAATCGCTGCTGCGGCAGCAAGGGATATGTTGGATCAGGACCGAATACTTGGGGGCCAGCCATGTTGCATCGTTGGAAGCTTCCTTTCTTCAGTCATGCGGATTTCCTGAGCCTGCACCCGGTATCCATGTATGGAACGGTTCCTTTGACATCCTGAAAGAACTGCCGCGGATCCAGTCTCTGAAGCTGCCCGGCGATTACCTCGCTATTCCGTTTCACGAGCTTACGGGCAAGGAACGAGTGGAGATGGCCAAAGGAAACGGCGACTGGTATCCGCCCATCCTGGATCCTTTTGCCGAAGAGGATTTGATCGACCGACAGCGGAGCCTGGCATTGCGGTATCGGGATGCGATCATAGGCTGGATGATACTGGAGCCGTTCCATGCACAAACCTTGCTCTTTAAAACGATGTTTGTGAGGCAGTCCCATCAACGAACAGGGCGCGGAATTACGCTTCTGGCCGAGGCTAGCCGGCGAATTGTGCGTGAAGGGCAATACAAAGATTGGATATTCTTCGTCGAAGCGGACAATGCGGACATGGTCCGATTCATGCAGCGGCGGATCCATCATCCGAATGTTCAGAAGGAGATACTATGGAGAACGGTCAAAGCACTTTGA
- a CDS encoding SDR family oxidoreductase, which translates to MKALFIGGTGTISTAITKQLLEQGCELYLLNRGNRNDTLPEGAHILQADIHDEDQVTKLIEHLDFDVVADFIAFEPAHLERDYRLFAGKTKQFIFISSASAYQTPLSDYRITEGTPLSNPYWAYSRNKIACEDYLMKQYREHGFPVTIVRPSHTYDERSIPLGVHGSQGSWQVVKRMLENKPVLIHGDGTSLWTLTHNRDFAKGFIGLMGNIHAIGESVHITSDESLTWNQIYEIIADALGVQLNAVHVSSEFLDATSTQDFRGSLLGDKANTVVFDNSKLKRLVPEFVATIRADQGIKQTVDYILAHPEHQREDAEFDAWCDKVISALEKAKSIITG; encoded by the coding sequence ATGAAAGCGTTGTTTATTGGAGGAACCGGAACGATCAGCACGGCGATTACGAAGCAGCTGCTTGAACAAGGTTGCGAGTTATACTTGCTCAATCGAGGGAACCGAAACGACACGTTGCCCGAGGGCGCACATATTTTGCAAGCCGATATTCATGACGAAGACCAAGTAACGAAACTAATTGAGCATCTCGATTTTGATGTTGTGGCCGACTTTATTGCATTCGAGCCCGCCCATCTGGAAAGGGATTACCGCCTGTTTGCAGGAAAAACCAAACAGTTCATCTTTATCAGCTCGGCCTCAGCCTATCAAACGCCCCTATCCGATTATCGCATTACGGAAGGGACGCCTTTATCCAATCCATACTGGGCGTATTCCCGAAACAAAATAGCCTGTGAGGATTATCTGATGAAGCAGTATCGGGAGCATGGCTTCCCGGTGACTATTGTAAGGCCAAGCCATACGTACGATGAGCGGTCCATTCCGCTCGGCGTGCACGGCAGCCAGGGAAGCTGGCAGGTCGTAAAGCGCATGCTGGAGAATAAACCGGTCCTTATTCATGGAGACGGGACGTCGCTGTGGACCCTGACGCATAACCGCGATTTTGCTAAAGGCTTCATCGGCCTGATGGGCAATATCCATGCCATCGGGGAGTCGGTGCATATTACCTCTGACGAGTCGCTTACCTGGAATCAAATTTATGAAATCATTGCGGATGCCCTTGGCGTACAGCTGAATGCGGTGCATGTCTCTTCCGAGTTCCTGGATGCTACCAGCACGCAGGATTTCCGCGGGTCGTTACTGGGAGACAAAGCGAATACGGTGGTGTTCGATAACAGCAAGCTGAAGCGGCTGGTCCCTGAATTCGTGGCAACCATCCGTGCCGATCAAGGGATCAAGCAGACCGTGGACTATATATTAGCCCACCCGGAACATCAGCGGGAGGACGCAGAGTTTGATGCGTGGTGCGATAAGGTCATCTCCGCGCTGGAGAAGGCCAAGTCGATCATTACGGGGTAA
- a CDS encoding sulfite exporter TauE/SafE family protein, with amino-acid sequence MDIILFAVIIFVASILQTSTGFGFSILATPFLLLLFRPAEAIQINLILSLVISAALIAKIRKDIDYGILKRLVIGSAAGLPLGIVIFSLIDIGYLKRGVSLIILALTVMLMLKFRINQSRGRDLAVGGLSGSLTTSIGMPGPPLLLYFSGTDTQKAKLRGTTLAFYLFIYSLSLIIQVIVAGTSKTVWVSSGIALPLVFIGLFIGQRLFNVINQRVFQIFTYIILIFTGVYMLIESL; translated from the coding sequence GTGGATATCATACTATTTGCGGTTATCATATTCGTGGCGTCGATTCTCCAGACCAGTACCGGTTTTGGGTTCTCCATCCTGGCTACGCCGTTTCTGCTGTTGTTGTTCCGGCCCGCCGAGGCCATCCAGATTAATCTGATTCTATCGCTTGTCATATCGGCTGCCCTGATTGCCAAAATCCGCAAGGACATCGACTACGGCATCCTTAAACGATTGGTGATCGGAAGCGCGGCAGGTCTCCCTCTGGGCATCGTTATTTTTTCGCTCATCGATATCGGCTATCTGAAGCGGGGCGTCAGTCTGATCATATTGGCCCTGACCGTCATGCTGATGCTGAAGTTTAGAATAAACCAAAGCCGCGGCAGGGACTTGGCGGTGGGAGGACTCTCAGGCTCTCTAACGACGAGCATCGGCATGCCGGGTCCGCCCCTGCTGTTATATTTTTCGGGCACCGATACGCAAAAGGCCAAACTGAGAGGGACGACCCTGGCCTTCTATTTGTTCATCTACTCCCTGAGTTTGATCATTCAGGTGATCGTGGCGGGAACGTCCAAGACAGTCTGGGTATCGAGCGGAATCGCGCTGCCGCTGGTATTCATCGGGCTGTTTATCGGACAACGCTTATTCAACGTTATCAACCAGCGCGTGTTTCAGATCTTTACCTATATCATTTTGATCTTTACCGGTGTGTACATGCTGATCGAAAGCTTGTAG